In Brevinematales bacterium, the genomic window GGGGCTTGTATGGTAATTTGATCGATAATATTAAAAGCCTTCATTGGCATCAGTATATATAAGCCGGTGATCGCCACGCAGATGATTAAAAAAAGCAGTACTCCCGGTAAAGGGGCTTTAATCAGCCATGTATTTATCCGTGCGGAAATGCCGTTCCCTTGCGGAATAGCCCGGCTGTTTCCCGCAAGGGCTGCTTCTCTCATATCGTCATAATTTCTCAGGATACCGAAAAGGAGCAGCGAGATTAAAAACTGGGTACAGATGATGACGGCGATGATAACGGTGAGGTCGTTGGTAATGAATAAAAACCCGCTTTTCGGGACTACCAGACGGTAGAGAATGAACGCGGAAAGAGTAAGGGTGGCATCGAAGACCAATTCGTTTAGGTTCACGGAATGTGAAATTTTCTCGAAGAATTTTTTCATCGCTTCCAAACCTCCATTCCTAAACGTTATACTATTCTAAACGTACAATGAAATTAACGCAAAGAATCAGTTCGGTATCATTACCGGCGTTCTCGTTTTAGATACATTCGGTTTTTATATTACCTTAAATTTCCATTCCCCATTCGCGGATAGTGTCCAGTTCGCCGGCATTAAACAACCCTTCGCGGTACAGCTTAAAAAATTCCTCCGATACCGTACTGCCGAACACGATGATATCGTCCGAGTTCACGGTCACCCGCACTCCCGCGTCGAAAAGCGCGCGGATGGGATGCGTAGGGATACTTCCCGCCGCCCCGAGACGGATGTTGCTGGTCGGGCAGATATGGAGCACAGTACCCCGCTCCGCGAGAAACGCCATGACATCGGGAGATTCCGCCGCGCCGATTCCGTGCATCACCTCGTCGAGATCGAGCGCCTCGACCGTATGCCGCACCCGTTCCGCGCCCCCGAACTCCCCGGCGTGCGCCTTGAGCCGGAGCCCGTGGGCGCGCGCGTTGGCATAGATACCCCTGAACTCCTCGGGCGGCTTCGCGTCCTCGCGGCTGTACAGGTCGATGGAACGGAAGTACCCGGTATCGATACATGCGGCGGACATGGTTTCCAGTTCGGCGATATCCCGCTCGCGTATCATGCCGAGCTGGGGGATAAGTTTTATCTCCGGCGCGACCCGCTGATGGATGGCGTCCAGTGCGCGGGTCATTTCCGGCGCGCCGCCGTCGTAGTACCTCATATTCGAGCAGTCGATGCTGGCCTCCAGAACGGTAACCCCGTCCTCCTTCGCGGTGAGCAGTGTCGCCTCGATAAATACGGCGATAAGATCGGCGGTCAGATCGAACGAGAATGCCTCGTCGAGATAGGAGTTCATCTCCACGATACCGTTCATCCGTTCCGGGGCGCGTAAAAG contains:
- a CDS encoding adenosine deaminase, with product MKEKFRRALENNDAVLLRNVPKADRHCHSLLGGKIGTAERILGRGLLRAPERMNGIVEMNSYLDEAFSFDLTADLIAVFIEATLLTAKEDGVTVLEASIDCSNMRYYDGGAPEMTRALDAIHQRVAPEIKLIPQLGMIRERDIAELETMSAACIDTGYFRSIDLYSREDAKPPEEFRGIYANARAHGLRLKAHAGEFGGAERVRHTVEALDLDEVMHGIGAAESPDVMAFLAERGTVLHICPTSNIRLGAAGSIPTHPIRALFDAGVRVTVNSDDIIVFGSTVSEEFFKLYREGLFNAGELDTIREWGMEI